A part of Carettochelys insculpta isolate YL-2023 chromosome 1, ASM3395843v1, whole genome shotgun sequence genomic DNA contains:
- the LOC142012722 gene encoding LOW QUALITY PROTEIN: scavenger receptor cysteine-rich type 1 protein M130-like (The sequence of the model RefSeq protein was modified relative to this genomic sequence to represent the inferred CDS: substituted 1 base at 1 genomic stop codon) — protein sequence MGFTEAKYLRLSGGDNLCSGRVEIRHGETWATQCDAHFDLKAASVICKELECGTALSIPSGAHFGEGRGLVQTEEFQCVGNESHLAFCPTTSHGNQTCSHANDASIICSGHTVFRLVNGSRECSGRVEIQLFGDWGTLCDSGWDLSDANVLCHQLDCGVAVSTPGGGYFGSGKGSVWTDTFHCKGTESFLRDCPVTALGASPCPHGNHASVICSGRSESLRLRNGESQCDGRVEISLGGVWSRVLDDQWDMTDASVVCRELQCGVAEKAYNPPKSERGTGPVGLRRVQCVGDETRLTLCNNSVSETAQAGIAEDVGVVCSGSGQIWLDDVKCTGNESELWECPSRGWGQHNCRHKEDAGVLCSGLMDLRLVNGSACTGRLEVFYNGMWGSICNSPMDAVTRALICKHLDCGESGTLLSDSPYGTGSGPRWVDGIRCEKHHSSLWQCQSAPWSQESCSAREETHISCEGKKGISFAECPNSTSCTDQEKLRLVGGEDRCSGRVEVWYRGSWGTVCDDSWDMVDAHVVCKQLGCGAAVCAPGKASFGAGTGPIWVEKVNCKGTELSLWDCPAMPWGASICGHQEDAAVNCSGVTLTTAALAKTDLPSHRPSESGRVTVPVIICIILGVLLCVVIIILGMQVQRARAQRRGATISSDPVYEDIDYNLMREKXKLGRADSTAVDSVTKQQYYNGDSDGETNPRSEQEGASPAGSQLGYEDVEEPVLSDAPLTTDDKEAPAQDGDVPADGYDDVRDISDPEDYWSSGQNTQEATGVAGVNDSKRDSQREHPNATKQLIAASWDELISRVTGG from the exons GCTGTCTGGAGGGGACAACCTCTGCTCCGGACGTGTGGAAATAAGGCACGGTGAAACATGGGCTACACAATGCGATGCACACTTTGATCTTAAAGCTGCCAGTGTCATCTGTAAAGAACTAGAGTGTGGGACTGCACTGTCCATTCCAAGTGGAGCTCACTTTGGAGAAGGCCGTGGGCTGGTCCAGACCGAGGAATTCCAGTGTGTGGGGAATGAGTCACACCTGGCATTCTGTCCCACGACATCACATGGGAATCAGACATGCTCGCACGCAAATGACGCCAGCATCATATGCTCAG GCCACACGGTCTTCCGGCTGGTGAACGGCAGCAGAGAGTGCTCAGGGAGGGTGGAGATCCAGCTTTTCGGTGACTGGGGAACCCTGTGTGACTCAGGCTGGGATCTCTCTGACGCCAACGTTCTCTGTCATCAGCTTGACTGTGGAGTAGCTGTATCAACCCCCGGAGGAGGGTATTTTGGGAGTGGAAAGGGCTCTGTTTGGACAGACACATTTCACTGTAAAGGGACTGAATCGTTTTTGAGAGATTGCCCTGTGACCGCCCTGGGGGCCTCTCCATGCCCACACGGGAATCATGCCAGTGTGATTTGCTCAG GTCGCTCGGAGTCGCTCAGGCTGAGGAACGGAGAGAGCCAGTGCGACGGCAGAGTGGAGATTTCCCTCGGTGGTGTGTGGAGCCGAGTGCTGGATGACCAGTGGGACATGACCGATGCCAGCGTGGTGTGCAGGGAGCTCCAGTGCGGAGTCGCTGAGAAAGCTTATAACCCCCCTAAGTCTGAGCGGGGAACAGGTCctgtggggctgagaagggtccAGTGTGTTGGGGATGAGACTCGTCTGACTCTCTGCAACAACTCAGTGTCTGAGACAGCCCAGGCAGGAATTGCTGAGGATGTCGGTGTTGTTTGCTCAG GATCTGGGCAGATCTGGCTGGACGATGTGAAGTGCACTGGGAATGAATCTGAGCTCTGGGAGTGTCcttccaggggctggggccagcacaacTGCAGACACAAAGAGGATGCGGGAGTTCTCTGCTCAG GGCTGATGGATCTGAGACTGGTGAATGGCAGTGCATGTACAGGGCGTCTGGAAGTTTTCTACAATGGGATGTGGGGCAGCATTTGCAACAGTCCTATGGATGCAGTCACCAGAGCActtatctgcaaacacttggactGTGGAGAGAGTGGAACTCTTTTAAGTGATTCACCATACGGAACAGGCTCTGGCCCCCGCTGGGTGGATGGGATTCGATGCGAGAAGCATCACAGCTCTCTGTGGCAATGCCAGTCAGCCCCATGGAGTCAGGAGTCATGTAGTGCCAGAGAAGAAACCCACATATCTTGTGAAG GAAAGAAAGGGATATCTTTTGCTGAATGCCCAAACTCTACAAGCTGCACAG ACCAGGAGAAGCTGCGCCTCGTGGGAGGAGAGGACAGGTGCTCGGGCAGAGTGGAGGTTTGGTACCGTGGCTCGTGGGGAACAGTTTGTGATGACTCCTGGGACATGGTGGATGCTCACGTTGTGTGTAAACAACTGGGCTGTGGCGCTGCCGTGTGTGCTCCAGGCAAGGCTTCATTCGGTGCGGGGACTGGTCCCATCTGGGTGGAGAAAGTGAACTGCAAAGGGACAGAGTTGTCTCTCTGGGACTGTCCTGCCATGCCCTGGGGTGCGAGCATCTGTGGTCATCAGGAGGATGCTGCTGTGAATTGCTCGG GTGTGACGTTGACGACAGCTGCGCTGGCTAAAACAG ATCTTCCCAGCCACCGTCCAAGCGAGAGTGGGAGAGTAACGGTGCCTGTCATCATCTGCATTATCCTGGGGGTCCTGCTTTGCGTGGTCATAATCATTCTGGGCATGCAGGTGCAAAGGGCCAGGGCCCAGCGCAGAG GTGCCACAATATCCTCAGATCCTGTGTATGAGGACATTGATTATAACCTGATGAGAGAGAAATAGAAGTTGGGTCGTGCAG ACTCTACTGCGGTGGATTCAGTGACAAAACAGCAGTATTATAATGGGGACAGCGACGGGGAAACCAATCCCAGATCGGAACAAG AGGGAGCTtccccagctggttctcagctgggTTATGAAGACGTGGAGGAGCCTGTCTTGAGTGATGCCCCCCTGACTACAGATGACAAAG AGgctcctgctcaggatggagatGTCCCAGCCGATGGTTATGACGATGTTAGAGACATTTCTGACCCTGAGGACTACTGGAGTTCAGGGCAGAATACCCAGGAAGCTACTGGGGTCGCTGGGGTGAATGACAGTAAGAGGGATTCACAGAGAG agcatccgAATGCCACAAAGCAGCTGATTGCGGCAAGTTGGGATGAGCTGATCAGCAGGGTCACGGGTGGTTGA